A window of Rhododendron vialii isolate Sample 1 chromosome 13a, ASM3025357v1 contains these coding sequences:
- the LOC131314465 gene encoding uncharacterized protein LOC131314465: MAGATAMVSQSAGIFLLLVVVVAAGGGSGHYNPPPTYHHHPPPPPKYQHNHRHPPPPPPPPPPPPPPPPPPPPPPRHQHNRHPPPPPKHQHHQPPPPPPPSQGTCQCKTERCWGTYSCPASCPWNCEADCNTCKAVCPCNKPGGLCQDPRFVGGDGMTFYFHGKKDQDFCIVSDSNLHINAHFIGRRNDNMKRDFTWVQSLGILFDNHQLFVGAQKTSNWDDSIDRLALTFDGEPIFLPATEGAEWRPSTAPGISFTRTHDVNGVVIEVEGNFKIKATVVPITEKDSMIHNYGITKEDCFAHLDLGFKFYSLSGGVDGVLGQTYRSNYVSKIKMGVLMPVVGGAKEFGSSTLFSSDCAVAKFTGGLNSSEGFEYGSLDCASTGMDGRGVVCKR; the protein is encoded by the exons ATGGCTGGAGCCACAGCTATGGTGAGCCAGTCTGCGGGCATCTTCCTCCTTCTGGTTGTGGTTGTGGCAGCTGGCGGCGGCAGTGGTCATTATAATCCACCACCAACGTATCATCATCATCCGCCACCTCCGCCAAAGTATCAGCATAATCATCGTcatcctccaccacctcccccacctcctcccccacctccaccgccaccaccgccaccaccaccgccaccaagGCATCAACATAATCGTcatcctcctccaccaccaaaGCATCAGCATCATcagccgccaccaccaccacctccttcgCAAGGCACCTGCCAATGCAAAACGGAACGATGTTGGGGCACTTATAGTTGCCCTGCTAGTTGTCCTTGGAATTGTGAGGCTGATTGTAACACGTGTAAAGCTGTTTGTC CTTGCAATAAGCCGGGAGGACTTTGCCAAGACCCGAGGTTcgttggtggtgatggaatgACCTTCTACTTCCACGGCAAAAAGGACCAAGACTTTTGCATTGTTTCTGATTCCAATCTTCATATCAATGCTCATTTCATCGGGAGGCGAAACGATAACATGAAGAGGGACTTCACTTGGGTCCAGTCCCTAGGAATTCTCTTCGACAATCACCAACTCTTTGTCGGTGCACAGAAGACTTCAAATTGGGATGATTCAATTGATAGACTCGCATTGACTTTCGACGGAGAACCCATCTTCCTTCCGGCTACTGAAGGCGCCGAGTGGCGGCCAAGCACCGCACCGGGCATCTCCTTCACCAG GACTCATGACGTTAATGGTGTGGTGATTGAAGTGGAAgggaatttcaaaatcaaagcgACAGTGGTCCCAATCACTGAGAAAGATTCCATGATCCATAACTACGGAATCACCAAAGAAGATTGCTTTGCTCATTTGGACTTGGGCTTCAAGTTTTACTCGTTGAGCGGCGGTGTCGACGGCGTTTTGGGCCAGACTTACCGCAGTAACTACGTGAGCAAGATTAAGATGGGGGTACTGATGCCTGTTGTTGGTGGTGCCAAGGAATTTGGTAGTTCCACTCTGTTTTCGTCCGATTGCGCCGTGGCTAAATTCACTGGTGGGCTCAATTCTTCGGAGGGTTTTGAGTATGGGAGTTTGGACTGCGCTAGTACTGGGATGGATGGCCGAGGAGTTGTTTGCAAGAGATAA